From the Nodularia sphaerocarpa UHCC 0038 genome, the window GTTGCGATTAATTTTTGAAGAAGCCTATCCATCAGCTTTAGATAATGCATCTCTAGAAGTAGAAGAAGGAAAATATGAAGTAGAAGAGTTAGAATCAAAAATTGATCAAAATGTTATTATTAATCAAGCCATCAATTTAATTTAATAAACTTTATATATTGCATAAATATAAATGCTATCCATTAGTTTTATGATTAATCGCGCTCGTCAATTTATCCGAGAAAATTATACATGGGATACTATCGCCTCAAAAATGCTTTCAGTTTATCAAAACCTAATTACTCAGGGTAAATAATTTAATAGAGTAAGCATATAGTTAAAGTTATTTTTGCCTACTTACCCCCTATGCTAGAACAAGTTACGCCTCTCATCCTGACATACAACGAAGCTCCCAACATTGAACGCACCCTGCAAAAACTTAAATGGGCAAATAAAATTGTTGTCATTGATAGTTATAGTACAGATAAAACCTTAGAAATTTTGTCTTCTTACCCTCAAGTTGAAGTTTTTCAACGCAAATTTGATTCTTTTGCTAGTCAATGTAACTATGGTTTGACAAAAATTACATCAGCATGGGTTTTATCTCTAGATGCAGATTATATCTTAACTGATGAGCTAATTCATGAAATTAAAACACTTCCAGCAGAGCCAGATATAAACAGCTACAGTTTCAGATTTAAATATTGTGTCTTTGGTAAACCTTTACGTGGAACTCTACTTCCACCCCGCAAGGTATTGTACAATAAGGAAAAGGCAATTTACCAAGATGATGGACACGCTCACCGGGTTTTAGTAAATGGTCGGTCTACTCAACTTTCAGCATACATTCATCATGACGATCGCAAGCCTTTAAGTCGTTGGCTATGGGCGCAAGAACGTTACATGGTGATTGAAACCAAAAAGCTGCTAGAAACTCCTAACAATGAACTCAGTTTAAGCGATCGCATCCGTAAACAAAAAATATTAGCACCATTAATTATCTTTGTTTATTGCCTCATCTTCAAAGGTGCTATTCTTGATGGTTGGCATGGTTGGTACTATACATTTCAGCGTGTATTAGCTGAAGTTCTTCTCAGCATACATTTAATAGAAGCAGAAAAACTCAAATAATGGCTGATCACAATAAACATCTGATGACAATTAAATATGCGTCTGACATCACCTTTGTAGAGACGTTCCATGGAACGTCTCTACATTTTTTGTCTGAGATTGGAAATTATAGCATAGGCTAGAATTAAAACTAATTTCAGTTGATGCCATGTTGAAACTGAAGCAAAAATATGGGTTTCTAATTATAGCAGGTTTTATCCTAGCATTATTGAGTATAATTCCCATCCGACTAGCGATCGCCACTTACCAGTCCCCCCAACCCCAAGCAATCCTGACCCTTGGCGGTAGTCCAGAACGAGAAGAATTTACTGCTGAATTTGCCCAAAAACATCCCCAATTAGATATATGGGTTTCTAGCGGAAGTAGCCCTGAAACAGCCCTGGCTATCTTTGAAAATGCAGATATTGCCCAGCAACGCCTTCACCTTGATCAGCGTGCTGTTGATACTGTTACCAACTTTACCACCCTTGTGGAAGACTTTCAGCACCATCACATTCAGCACATCTACTTAATTACCTCCGCCTATCATATGCCCAGAGCCAAAGCCATAGCCACCATAGTTCTGGGTAGTCAAGGAATCACATTTACCCCTGTCCCTATACCCTCCCAAAAACCTAGAGAATCCATTGTTCGCATCGTCAGAGATAGTGGACGTTCCCTATTATGGATTGTATCAGGTCGTACCGGAGCCAGCTTTCACCCTCGTTTTCGAGAACCATCTTATGCGGCTCGTTGACTGATTAAATGTATTTGTGTAGGTTAGGTTGAGCAACGTGTTAGCGTAGCGTGCCGTAGGCATAACCCAACGCTGTCCAGAATTTTGGGTAACACCAAGCCTCTACCCAACCTACTTTAATTATAAGTGATTAACCAAACCTGATATAACTTGTTGGGTAGTGAAATATTAATTCAAGCGTTTTACTCACAAATAATAAATCAATGAATATCCTCGGAATTAACGCCTATCATGGTGATGCTTCAGCCTGTCTGGTCCAAAATGGTCAGCTAGTTGCAGCAGTTGAAGAAGAACGTTTTAATAGAGTCAAACATTGGGCTGGATTTCCTGGCGAATCTATCCGTTATTGTCTCAAAATGGGAGGAATTAGTGGCGCAGACTTGGATCATGTTGCAATATCCTTCAATCCCAAAGCCAATCTCAATCGCAAACTCCTGTTCACTCTCAAACAACGTCCCTCACTATCTTCACTTTTAGACAGATTCAACAAACAAAGTAAATCAACCAGTCTTCAGCAAGAGTTAGCAGATGCTTGTCACTGTCAACCAGAAGAAATTAACGCTCCTATCCATAAATTAGAACACCACTCCACCCATCTGGCTAGTGGTTTCTTAATTTCTCCCTTTGAAAAAGCTGCCATTTTATCTATTGACGGCATGGGAGACTTTGTGAGTACACTGTCAGCAGTAGGTGAAGGTAACCACCTAGAATATTTCTCTCGTGTTTATTATCCCCATTCCATTGGCTATCTCTACAATGCTATTACTCTTTACCTAGGTTTTCCCGCCTATGGAGATGAATATAAGGTCATGGGATTGGCTCCTTACGGTGAACCAGAATATCTTGAAGCTTTCCGCCGGATAATTTATCCTCAAGGCGATAATTTTGAGTTGAACTTAGACTATTTTACTCACCACGAGCAAGGTATTGCCATGAAGTGGGAAAATGGCGCGCCTAGTGTAGAAGCCTTCCATAGCCCAGAATTAGAAAAATTGTTGGGGCCAGCGCGTCATCCCAAATCAGAACTTACTCAAAAGCATCATAACATTGCTGCTTCTGTGCAAGCAGTAACAGAAGAAATTATCTTTCATCTACTCAACCGCCTGAGCGATCGCTGCCAAAGTGATAATCTGTGTTTAGTAGGCGGTGTAGCCATGAACTCCGTCGCTAATGGTAAGATTACCCAAAATACTCCTTTTAAAAATGTCTATATTCCGGTCGGTGCTGCCGATAATGGCACATCAATCGGGGCGGCATTTTTTGTCTACAATCAGATCCTGAAACAACCACGTCACTTTGTTTTAAACCATGCTTATTGGGGTTCGGAATTTTCTGATGAAGAATGCTTGCTCGCTTTACAGTCTGAGAATCTGCAACCCCAACACCTAGAACCAGAAGCATTGCGAAATAAAGTTGTTGATGTCCTTTGTGAAGGTAAAGTAGTGGGTTGGTTTCAAGGTAGGATGGAGTTTGGCGCTAGAGCGTTGGGTAACAGAACACTGCTTGCAGATCCCCGGCGTGCTGATATGCGAGATATTATCAACCTCAAAATCAAATTTCGGGAGAATTTCCGTCCCTTCGCTCCCAGTATTCTGGAAGAACGAGTCGGCGAATACTTTGAAATGGATATACCATCGCCCTACATGGAAAAAGTCTTTAAAATTCGCCCTGAAAAAAGAGCAGAAATTCCTGCTGTTACTCACGTAGATGGTACTGGCCGCTTACAAAGTGTAAGTCGCCAAACTAATCCCCTCTATTGGAACTTAATTAATACCTTTGCTCAACGCACAGGAATTCCTATAGTTTTAAACACATCTCTCAATGAAAATGAACCAATTGTCAGGACACCCACAGAAGCTATTAAATGCTTCTTGAGAACTCAGATGGATGCGTTGGTTTTGGGTTCTTATTATGTAGAACGTCAAGATATTAAATCATAATCTTCAAAAAGTAGGGTGTGTTATCGACGTTACTCCTAAGAGGATGTTTGAAAAGTTTTGGGCGAATATAATATGGCTACGCCACGCCAAGGGCGATACGCTACTACACAGGCATGACGCGTAGCGGCTTCCCGTAGGGAAGTCCAGCGACCTGGACTAATGAAGAATTAAGGTTTTTAACCCACGCAGGTGGGTTTCGTCTGGATGGTTCCGCGACTTCTAGTCGCCAGGGTTAGTAATAAATTAGACTTTTCAAACATCCTCTAAAGCACGGAGAATCTAGGATGGTGCGTTGCGCTACGCGACAACACACCCTACAAAAAAGGATTTGGAGTAAAATAAATGTAGATAAAATTGACAAATTATCAGCAAAAGTATGAACTTACCAAATCTTGATTCCCAAACTATCGATCGCATCATTGAAATGGCATGGGAAGATAGAACACCTATGGAAGCTATTGAGGCTCAGTTTGGGCTACAAGAGAAACAGGTAATTGCTTTAATGCGTCAGCAAATGAAACAATCTAGTTTCAAAATGTGGCGAGAGCGAGTTACCAAACGCAAAACAAAACATTTAAAGAAACGAGAATTTATTGCAGGTCGATTTAAGTCACAAAATCAAAAATCATAAAGGTTTGACAATGCTGGTTTGTTCTCTCCCACCAAAATGAAAGAAAATGATAAAGTGCTATTCAAACCGAATTATCATTTTATCATGTCTCATCTACTAACAGCCTTCACACAGCCACTCCGGCGGATGATTACCTTTGTTATCTTCCTCACCCTGATTAGTGGTTTAATACTTCCTACACCTGCTTGGGCTGACTCTTCTGGCTTGGGAGTTGAAAATGGTCATCTGAGTGCTTGTCCAAGTTCAGATAACTGTGTTGTCAGCCAAAACGCTGATGCTAAACACGCTATTGACCCCATTACATATCATGTAGACCGCGATGCAGCAAGAGAAACTTTACTCAAAGTTCTCGGTGTTGTTCCCCGCACAGAGGTGATAGAACAAACAGATAATTACATTCATGCTCTGTCTAAAAGCCGCATCTTTAAATTTGTTGATGATGTAGAATTTTATTTACCAGCCGATGAGCCAGTGATTCATACCCGCTCTGCATCTCGCATAGGAGAATCGGATTTGGGTGTAAATCGCAGGCGCGTAGAGCAAATTCGCCTAGCTTTGCGCGATTTAAATATTTAATTGACAAATGTCGCCCGTTGTGTAATTGCGCGGTGTTGTACACCTGTGGATATGCGGCGGGATTAATGATAATCTTTGAGCGATGATCGCTTTATTTATTTTTTTAGGCTAGGATGTTGATATGTTGCCTTGGACTGGTCTGATAACTGCTCTCACACTGTTGCTGTATTTATTCATCACCATTAACGTTGGTCGAGCCAGAGCCAAATACAAAGTCTTACCTCCCCAAATGACCGGAAACCCCGACTTTGAACGAGTGGTGCGTGTGCAACAAAATACCCTAGAGCAAACGGTTTTCTTCCTACCCGCTTTATGGTTATTCTCTTTGTATCTTAGCCCATTTTGGGGGGCGGGTATTGGTGCAGTTTGGCTGATAGGTCGCATTGTTTACGCTTGGGGATATTATCAAGCTGCGGAAAAACGAATGATTGGCTTTGGTATCAGTTCTCTAAGCGGTATAGTGCTACTCTTAGGTTCTCTGCTTGGCATTATCCGATCTTTGGTGCAATAAATATTGAGTGTATGTGTCACCTGAAGCCAAAATTTGGGCAATATTTGCGACGTTGCGCCCTCATAATCCTGATGGTCTTGATATTTGGCGCATGGGGTGTAGAATCAGCACAAGCGTTGCTGCGCCAACATCATGATTCCCCTGGTGTTCTGCACTATCACTCCCAAGTATCTATCAAAGATGAATTTGGGTACGCTTGGCAGGTGGTGCTGTTCAAACAAAATTACAATAGTCCAGTCAAAGACTTAAGATTACGTGTGGTGGGTTTTCCTGGTATTGTTGAAATTGACCACCCCCAACCATTAGAAATTGAAGCAGCATCAGGAAAATTGTTGAGAGCATCTGATGTTTACGCTTTAGCTGCACCAGCGCCCAATGTAGGTGAATATGAATTAACTAATATTTTACCTCAATTGCCAACCACCGATGCACTCAAACTTTATGTGCCGACTCAAAGCGTCAAGCCATTGGTTCTCAAGATACCCAACAATGTAGTTACCGAGTGGCAATGGCTAGTAACTGAAATTGATTAAATATGCTTTTTACAAATCCTTGTAGAGACGTTCCATGGAACGTCTCTACATTCGTTGTCAGCAAATGTCTATTTTGAATTCTGAATTTGGATTTTTTTTTGGTCAATACTGCTCAATGTTTCATGAATAATCGTCATGAATAACTCATTCAGAGGAATTCCCTGTGCTTTCGCCATACAGGATATCACACTTTTAGGAGCAAAAGAACAATACAAGCCGGCTTCTAAAAACCAAGGTTGTCCCTGTGGATCGATGCGAAAATCAAATAAACTGTAGTGGCGACAACCCAAAGCCTGATGACACATTTTAGCCACTTCCTGAACCCTTTGGGTAATGGGGTCGCTAGGATCTACAATCCAAGCTTTGATATTATCTTTCGCTGTTAAATGCAAGTTACCATCATCGGTTTTTTGGAGTTTATCAGCATAGCTGCGGATGGGTTTCTCGTTAGGGTCTAATTTATATTCTTCTAGGGGTAAACCCACTAAGTCCCCATCTTTGACAATGATACCACATCTGACTTCTCGTCCGAGTTCAATGAATTTTTCCACAATCACTTCATCTGCATACTCAAATGCTGTTTGCAAAGCAGCCTCATAGTCACTAGCTTCCTTAACTAAAGCCACCCCTAAAGAATTGTCAGAACTTACTGGTTTAATCACTACTGGAGGTGTAATTGTTGGCACATCTCCTGGGCGAAGCAGTTCTCCGCGTGGTACTTTCACCCCTGCTGCGGCGACAATTGCTTTAGTTCTGGCTTTGTGGCTGGCTATTGCCATAATATCCGCACTATTACCTACGTAAGGAATTTTGAGCAGGTCGAATAAAGCGCGGTAGTAAGTCATACCCGGAATACAAAACATTTGTGGTAACACGAGATCAATGTTTTGCGCTGTGATAAATTGTATTGCTTCAACCAGAGAAATCGGTTTAGCGATCGCGATATCTTCTAGATTAAGAGAGCGAGGAAATCGCCAGTGGCTATCAGGTGTAATGTATGCAATCTGAAAATTATAGCGCGATCGCTCTGCTGTTGCAACTAAGCAATCTTGGGCGTAAAGGCGTGACAAATCACAGTAAAATTCATTCTGTGCAGAACCGACTAAGTGCAGGATTTTAAGTAATGGCATAGTTGATTAATATGGATTAGTGTCACGCAAAGGCGCAAAGGCGCAGAGGTTAAGAGGGTTTTTTAACAGTTAATTGAGTCGAAATCTCTGATTAAATCGGCTTGATAACTGTTAACTGTTAACTGTTAACTGATTTAGTCGCCGTCTAGTTCTACGAGTTTACCGATATTGAAATCTATTTTTACCCAGCCTTTGAGTTTTTGCAGGTTTTTGAGCAGTAGTAGGGGAATCTGCCAGTGATGTAAGGTAAGGAATGGTACAGGATCATCAAGCTGGAAAATGGCATCTGTGCCTCGCACTAGGGTATTTACTGATGTTTGCAGTTGTTTCCAGGAACGGATACCTGTTAATCTCCAGATTTCGTGATATATCCAGTAGGTGGGTTTGCTATTTGTTAGGGGTTCTAAGGGTGCATCTAGGGTAGTTTTACCTAGATAGGCTTCTGCTACACCCGGATGATTGTAGAACATGGTGATGGCTGAATGGGTACGGGGATTACATTCAATGGCGTACACTGTACCGGATTCGGCTTGGATAAAGTCGAAGGAAATTTGCCCAGTTAGTGCTAAACTTTTAACGAAGTGTTGCACCCATTCCCGAATTTGGGTATTTTCCACGTTTTCATAGTTGATTTGAAATGCAGAAGAGTCTGAACAGCAATGCAATCTTAATTCTCCATCCCGCACTGTGCTATGTGTGCATAACTCTTTACCAGGAATAAACTCTTGCATAATCCAAGGGTTTGCTTCGCTGATGGGTAAACTGTTGACAAAGGCTGTTGTCTCTTCTGGGGTGTCGCAGGGAAGTTTGGTTAAATTTAAGCGGCGAACGGAATCGTAAGCAATATTTTTTAATATATATTTGTGGGTTTCTTGACTAAAATCAAAATTGATCACTTGTTGAGCATCTGTGATTTTAAAAGATTTGGGTACAGATAAACCAAGCGATCGCGCCTGCTCAGTAAAAGCAAATTTATCATCCAACATCTTGGTAACATCTGCATCAAAGTGGAAAACTTCGCAGTATGCTGATAATGCAGGTTTTGCTAAAGAGTCGTAGTAACTAGCTACAGGACTGCATACAGGCACATAAACGTCAACCTGCTCTTTTTTAACGATTTCTACCAGCGCCTGGATATAACCTTCTGGGTCCGATTGCGGAGCAGGAACTGTATAAAAACCACTGACAGCCTGAGAAAATCGATGCCCAGATAACCAATATTTGTGACCTTCAATCAAAATCACTCGGTGTCCGGCTGCGTGAAAACAACGAGCCAGTTGTAAAGCTTTTGTCATCTTGGCTCCACTTACCAAGATAGTCTGGGGATGAGCAGCGACCACAGCTTTTTGTTTAAAAGGCGATCGCACAAAACCCCACAACAAAGATATCAATACTATTAAAGCATTGAACGGCAAAGCTATGAGTAATAATGTCAAAGTACCGAGAGTCTTAAATAAAGCCACTAACTTTACCCAAACACCCGTTGAAGTTCCTGGAGATTTCGCCAGGGATAAAGAAATTGATTGTGCCATAAGTCGTTCAAAATAAAGAGTATCCTCTTGACTCTGTGTCCTCTGCGTCTCTGTGGTTAAATAAATGACTTTTAAAACCACAGAGGCACAGAGAGCGCTGAGGAAGAAAGTTTACGCGACGCGTCTAATTAGGGTGACACCATCTCGAATGGGTAACAAAACTTGTTCCACACGAGGATCTGCGGCGACAACACGATTGAATTGGGCGATCGCCTCACCATTGGCGGTACGTTGTGCTTCTGGGAGGTATACTTGTCCTTGTAACAAAGTATTATCCACGC encodes:
- a CDS encoding carbamoyltransferase, whose protein sequence is MNILGINAYHGDASACLVQNGQLVAAVEEERFNRVKHWAGFPGESIRYCLKMGGISGADLDHVAISFNPKANLNRKLLFTLKQRPSLSSLLDRFNKQSKSTSLQQELADACHCQPEEINAPIHKLEHHSTHLASGFLISPFEKAAILSIDGMGDFVSTLSAVGEGNHLEYFSRVYYPHSIGYLYNAITLYLGFPAYGDEYKVMGLAPYGEPEYLEAFRRIIYPQGDNFELNLDYFTHHEQGIAMKWENGAPSVEAFHSPELEKLLGPARHPKSELTQKHHNIAASVQAVTEEIIFHLLNRLSDRCQSDNLCLVGGVAMNSVANGKITQNTPFKNVYIPVGAADNGTSIGAAFFVYNQILKQPRHFVLNHAYWGSEFSDEECLLALQSENLQPQHLEPEALRNKVVDVLCEGKVVGWFQGRMEFGARALGNRTLLADPRRADMRDIINLKIKFRENFRPFAPSILEERVGEYFEMDIPSPYMEKVFKIRPEKRAEIPAVTHVDGTGRLQSVSRQTNPLYWNLINTFAQRTGIPIVLNTSLNENEPIVRTPTEAIKCFLRTQMDALVLGSYYVERQDIKS
- a CDS encoding TIGR03643 family protein, with amino-acid sequence MNLPNLDSQTIDRIIEMAWEDRTPMEAIEAQFGLQEKQVIALMRQQMKQSSFKMWRERVTKRKTKHLKKREFIAGRFKSQNQKS
- a CDS encoding glycosyltransferase family 2 protein, which produces MLEQVTPLILTYNEAPNIERTLQKLKWANKIVVIDSYSTDKTLEILSSYPQVEVFQRKFDSFASQCNYGLTKITSAWVLSLDADYILTDELIHEIKTLPAEPDINSYSFRFKYCVFGKPLRGTLLPPRKVLYNKEKAIYQDDGHAHRVLVNGRSTQLSAYIHHDDRKPLSRWLWAQERYMVIETKKLLETPNNELSLSDRIRKQKILAPLIIFVYCLIFKGAILDGWHGWYYTFQRVLAEVLLSIHLIEAEKLK
- a CDS encoding D-alanine--D-alanine ligase family protein, which codes for MPLLKILHLVGSAQNEFYCDLSRLYAQDCLVATAERSRYNFQIAYITPDSHWRFPRSLNLEDIAIAKPISLVEAIQFITAQNIDLVLPQMFCIPGMTYYRALFDLLKIPYVGNSADIMAIASHKARTKAIVAAAGVKVPRGELLRPGDVPTITPPVVIKPVSSDNSLGVALVKEASDYEAALQTAFEYADEVIVEKFIELGREVRCGIIVKDGDLVGLPLEEYKLDPNEKPIRSYADKLQKTDDGNLHLTAKDNIKAWIVDPSDPITQRVQEVAKMCHQALGCRHYSLFDFRIDPQGQPWFLEAGLYCSFAPKSVISCMAKAQGIPLNELFMTIIHETLSSIDQKKIQIQNSK
- a CDS encoding ATP-grasp domain-containing protein → MAQSISLSLAKSPGTSTGVWVKLVALFKTLGTLTLLLIALPFNALIVLISLLWGFVRSPFKQKAVVAAHPQTILVSGAKMTKALQLARCFHAAGHRVILIEGHKYWLSGHRFSQAVSGFYTVPAPQSDPEGYIQALVEIVKKEQVDVYVPVCSPVASYYDSLAKPALSAYCEVFHFDADVTKMLDDKFAFTEQARSLGLSVPKSFKITDAQQVINFDFSQETHKYILKNIAYDSVRRLNLTKLPCDTPEETTAFVNSLPISEANPWIMQEFIPGKELCTHSTVRDGELRLHCCSDSSAFQINYENVENTQIREWVQHFVKSLALTGQISFDFIQAESGTVYAIECNPRTHSAITMFYNHPGVAEAYLGKTTLDAPLEPLTNSKPTYWIYHEIWRLTGIRSWKQLQTSVNTLVRGTDAIFQLDDPVPFLTLHHWQIPLLLLKNLQKLKGWVKIDFNIGKLVELDGD
- a CDS encoding MAPEG family protein — protein: MLPWTGLITALTLLLYLFITINVGRARAKYKVLPPQMTGNPDFERVVRVQQNTLEQTVFFLPALWLFSLYLSPFWGAGIGAVWLIGRIVYAWGYYQAAEKRMIGFGISSLSGIVLLLGSLLGIIRSLVQ
- a CDS encoding YdcF family protein, with translation MLKLKQKYGFLIIAGFILALLSIIPIRLAIATYQSPQPQAILTLGGSPEREEFTAEFAQKHPQLDIWVSSGSSPETALAIFENADIAQQRLHLDQRAVDTVTNFTTLVEDFQHHHIQHIYLITSAYHMPRAKAIATIVLGSQGITFTPVPIPSQKPRESIVRIVRDSGRSLLWIVSGRTGASFHPRFREPSYAAR
- a CDS encoding DUF1499 domain-containing protein — encoded protein: MSHLLTAFTQPLRRMITFVIFLTLISGLILPTPAWADSSGLGVENGHLSACPSSDNCVVSQNADAKHAIDPITYHVDRDAARETLLKVLGVVPRTEVIEQTDNYIHALSKSRIFKFVDDVEFYLPADEPVIHTRSASRIGESDLGVNRRRVEQIRLALRDLNI
- a CDS encoding DUF3122 domain-containing protein, translated to MCHLKPKFGQYLRRCALIILMVLIFGAWGVESAQALLRQHHDSPGVLHYHSQVSIKDEFGYAWQVVLFKQNYNSPVKDLRLRVVGFPGIVEIDHPQPLEIEAASGKLLRASDVYALAAPAPNVGEYELTNILPQLPTTDALKLYVPTQSVKPLVLKIPNNVVTEWQWLVTEID
- a CDS encoding glycosyltransferase; the protein is MLSISFMINRARQFIRENYTWDTIASKMLSVYQNLITQGK